Proteins from a genomic interval of Candidatus Tumulicola sp.:
- the msrA gene encoding peptide-methionine (S)-S-oxide reductase MsrA yields MMRRRISLAAAVLAGLLLGCTAAGQATTTPSGSEKVVLAGGCFWGVEAVFESLKGVSNAVSGYAGGNAATAHYEIVSTGETGHAESVEVTYDPSKISFNQLLQVYFLVAHDPTELNRQGPDTGTQYRSAIFYTTPQQKLAAESYIKQLEREKKFSNPIVTQVVPLKAFYAAEDYHQHFLAHNPYNPYIVFNDMPKLKHLREQFPALVKAGS; encoded by the coding sequence ATGATGAGAAGAAGAATTAGCCTAGCAGCTGCCGTGCTCGCGGGCCTGCTGCTCGGATGCACGGCTGCGGGCCAGGCCACCACGACGCCAAGCGGAAGCGAAAAAGTGGTGCTCGCCGGCGGGTGCTTCTGGGGCGTGGAAGCGGTCTTTGAGTCGCTGAAGGGCGTTTCGAACGCGGTCTCCGGGTACGCCGGCGGCAATGCCGCCACCGCGCACTATGAGATCGTTAGCACCGGCGAGACCGGCCATGCCGAATCCGTCGAGGTGACGTACGACCCCTCAAAGATCTCGTTCAACCAGTTGCTGCAGGTGTATTTCCTGGTAGCGCACGACCCGACCGAACTCAACCGCCAAGGCCCGGACACGGGAACGCAGTATCGCTCGGCGATTTTCTACACGACCCCGCAGCAAAAACTCGCGGCCGAGTCATACATCAAGCAGCTCGAGCGCGAGAAGAAGTTCAGCAATCCGATTGTGACGCAGGTCGTGCCGCTCAAGGCTTTCTATGCCGCCGAGGACTACCACCAGCACTTCCTTGCGCACAACCCCTACAACCCGTACATCGTCTTCAACGACATGCCGAAGCTGAAGCACTTGCGCGAGCAGTTCCCCGCGCTTGTCAAGGCTGGATCGTAG